One genomic segment of Capricornis sumatraensis isolate serow.1 chromosome X, serow.2, whole genome shotgun sequence includes these proteins:
- the IL13RA2 gene encoding interleukin-13 receptor subunit alpha-2, with protein sequence MKAYSHMRRPCGNNSQEVTGSHTFEKSGNCKVLNLREMAFIHLDIRCLYTLLICTAFGSTLSSNAEIKVNPPQDFEIVDPGYLGYLYLQWQPPVSLDNFNKCTVEYELKYRNVDSENWRTIITKNLLYKDGFDLNKGVEAKIHALLPRQCTNGSEVQSSWSEATYWISSQGTLDTKIQDMDCVYYNWQYLLCSWKPGMGAHLDSNYSLYYWYESLDHALECIDYIQAKGKNIGCRFPYLESSDYKDFYICVNGSSESQLIRPSYFIFQLQNIVKPLPPDYLSLTMKNSEVNLKWSIPRGPIPAKCLIYEIEFTEDDTAWVTTTIENEIYITRTSNESLRLCFLVRSKMNIYCADDGIWSEWSDEQCWKGDIWKEILLFFLVPFVLVSLFVLVVTCILLYKQRNLLKMVFHTKKRRPF encoded by the exons AGTGGAAATTGCAAGGTATTAAATCTTAGAGAAATGGCTTTCATTCATTTGGATATCAGATGTCTATATACCCTTCTTATTTGCACAGCTTTTGGCTCTACTTTGTCTTCAAATGCTGAGATAAAAG TTAATCCTCCTCAGGATTTTGAAATAGTGGACCCTGGATATTTAGGTTATCTCTATTTGCAATGGCAACCTCCAGTGTCTCTggataattttaataaatgcacTGTAGAATATGAATTAAAATATCGAAATGTTGATAGTGAAAACTGGAGG ACGATCATCACTAAGAATCTACTTTACAAAGATGGGTTTGATCTTAACAAAGGTGTTGAAGCAAAGATACATGCACTTCTGCCAAGGCAATGCACAAATGGATCAGAAGTTCAAAGTTCATGGTCAGAAGCTACTTACTGGATATCATCACAAG GAACTCTGGACACTAAAATTCAGGATATGGATTGTGTATATTACAACTGGCAATATTTACTCTGCTCTTGGAAACCTGGCATGGGTGCCCACTTGGATAGCAACTACAGCTTATATTACTG GTATGAGAGCTTGGACCATGCGTTAGAGTGTATTGATTATATCCAggctaaaggaaaaaatattggatGCAGATTTCCCTACTTGGAGTCATCAGACTATAAAGATTTCTACATCTGTGTTAATGGATCATCAGAATCCCAATTAATCAGACCCAGCTATTTCATTTTTCAGCTTCAAAATATAG ttaAACCTTTGCCACCAGACTACCTTAGTCTTACTATGAAGAATTCAGAAGTCAACCTGAAATGGAGCATTCCCAGAGGACCTATTCCAGCAAAATGTCTAATTTATGAAATTGAGTTCACAGAAGATGATACTGCCTGGGTG ACTACCacaattgaaaatgaaatatacatCACAAGAACATCAAATGAAAGTCTCCGATTATGCTTTTTAGTAAGAagcaaaatgaatatttattgtgcAGATGATGGAATATGGAGTGAGTGGAGTGATGAACAGTGCTGGAAAG GTGACATATGGAAGGAAATCTTACTATTTTTCTTGGTACCGTTTGTTCTTGTCTCATTATTTGTTTTGGTAGTTACTTGTATACTTTTATATAAGCAAAGAAATTTATTGAAAATG GTTTTTCATACCAAAAAAAGAAGACCTTTCTAA